From a region of the Candidatus Schekmanbacteria bacterium genome:
- a CDS encoding GAF domain-containing protein yields PKKLYQGGSTFPLTKRESVSTKVMMTKKPEIKNDMQKIKHLSIYEHVKIDESKPKPIQKMITVPLLDNGNSLGVIQISRKGYTLEDAGADFTEEDAKKLQEIVPLFLSQLMKIKPPSI; encoded by the coding sequence CCCCTAAAAAACTGTATCAGGGGGGGTCAACTTTTCCTTTGACGAAAAGGGAAAGTGTATCAACAAAAGTTATGATGACCAAAAAGCCGGAAATAAAGAATGATATGCAAAAAATTAAGCATTTAAGCATTTATGAGCATGTAAAGATAGATGAGAGCAAACCAAAACCAATTCAGAAAATGATAACTGTACCTCTTCTTGATAATGGAAACTCTTTGGGAGTCATACAAATAAGCAGAAAGGGATATACTCTTGAAGATGCTGGAGCTGATTTTACCGAAGAAGATGCAAAGAAACTGCAGGAAATAGTTCCTCTTTTTCTATCCCAATTAATGAAAATCAAACCCCCCTCCATTTAA